In one window of Primulina tabacum isolate GXHZ01 chromosome 8, ASM2559414v2, whole genome shotgun sequence DNA:
- the LOC142553579 gene encoding NDR1/HIN1-like protein 3 — MEDRHGPVTGYSVPNPTHNGPSAAAAGGPPPPNCYYNYQPNPYYHQQYYQVSQPDSVQRSSCLRCIFAFVIGLFLIFGTATFIVWLVLRPQLPEFQVDSFSLSNFTFTNGYRVFLISEIHLTARNPNSKMSLSYDHVETAVYYKLELLSKTALSPFSQETKNETSLVAKFAGDGSFVEKPVMDGINGEIGKNANVGFDLRLLSWINFESKSWMSRNILKVFCGNLVVGIPSNGRPGGLTEGPRPCRVGI, encoded by the coding sequence ATGGAGGACCGCCATGGACCGGTCACTGGATATTCCGTTCCCAATCCCACCCACAATGGCCcttccgccgccgccgccggcgGTCCTCCTCCTCCTAATTGCTATTACAATTACCAGCCCAACCCTTATTACCACCAACAATATTATCAAGTATCCCAACCCGACTCCGTGCAACGATCTTCCTGCCTCCGCTGCATCTTCGCCTTTGTGATAGGACTATTCCTCATCTTCGGCACAGCCACCTTCATCGTGTGGCTCGTTCTCCGTCCTCAGCTACCCGAGTTCCAGGTCGATTCGTTCTCCCTCTCTAATTTCACGTTCACCAACGGATACCGCGTGTTCTTGATCTCCGAAATCCATCTCACAGCACGGAATCCCAACAGCAAAATGTCACTCTCCTACGATCACGTCGAGACCGCCGTCTATTACAAACTTGAGTTGCTTTCTAAGACCGCCCTCTCGCCATTTTCACAAGAGACAAAAAATGAGACATCTCTGGTGGCGAAGTTTGCAGGTGATGGTAGTTTCGTGGAGAAGCCCGTGATGGATGGGATCAATGGGGAGATTGGCAAGAATGCAAACGTCGGATTCGATCTGAGATTGCTTTCTTGGATTAACTTCGAGTCCAAGTCTTGGATGAGTAGGAATATTTTGAAGGTGTTTTGCGGGAATTTGGTCGTCGGGATCCCGAGCAACGGAAGGCCCGGCGGGCTGACTGAGGGGCCAAGGCCTTGTCGGGTTGGAATTTGA